The Maniola hyperantus chromosome 12, iAphHyp1.2, whole genome shotgun sequence genome has a segment encoding these proteins:
- the LOC117987183 gene encoding uncharacterized protein: protein METGVAAARKLRSQGVLPVPRDDSRTRSPLRSGLESDPDSESSRASSVSRGRSKGRGRGTGISRARASLREAKEEAKEEAFNQFLRDRVCSNKVSEPVLDPEEVSFELRKEDPIQLSAEELRAAAGKSVANIVQVASKPGHLKGPYARLLKDSAAALQGMVDALASRTEAEETRRLRADNGRLRQEVENLKAELKAHRREFSEMKTSMVAANTSSVPTLSEKLIEELKASIVTSVGVMLDARFAGIEERLLPEKMHRPPLAGDKQCQEVAATQPATALPSARMGPMTRSATAASNPTSSETIAGPSRIEAREVTDWATVVKKGKKSKKASSSTANAATAAPSNETAAKPTQSAVAKLRSPKTAAVVITLQPAAIEKGVTYAKILEQAEQQVNLEEFGIGDGIKIRRAATGARLLELPKGQTAEQAELLANRLRTVLDGVASVVRPSKLVTLKVTGLDDSVTKEKLIAAVVRVSNCSTQSLKVGDVLSGPRGVGMAVLHCPIEVAKVISDAGRLRVGWSSAEVQVLEERPLRCFKCLGIGHTKPVCPSAADRGDLCFRCGGSGHKSLGCTASMCCLVCKDAGLPSDHVMGGRSCNPPPVRSKMVLMSQPATSAGCHQAQEEAEMSS from the coding sequence ATGGAGACGGGTGTAGCTGCTGCTCGCAAATTGCGAAGTCAAGGAGTATTGCCGGTACCAAGAGACGACTCTCGAACCCGGAGTCCGCTCCGATCAGGCCTGGAATCGGATCCAGACTCTGAGAGCTCCAGGGCCTCATCCGTTAGCCGTGGTAGATCGAAAGGCCGAGGGCGAGGCACAGGGATCTCCCGTGCTAGAGCCAGTCTCAGAGAAGCGAAGGAAGAGGCCAAAGAGGAGGCTTTCAACCAATTCCTACGAGATCGAGTGTGTAGCAACAAGGTGTCTGAGCCTGTCTTGGACCCTGAAGAAGTTTCTTTTGAGCTCCGAAAGGAGGACCCCATCCAACTCAGCGCCGAGGAGCTGCGAGCTGCTGCAGGAAAAAGCGTAGCGAACATAGTCCAGGTTGCCTCTAAACCAGGGCACCTCAAGGGCCCATACGCTAGACTCCTTAAGGACTCAGCAGCCGCTCTCCAGGGGATGGTGGATGCTCTGGCATCTAGGACTGAAGCCGAGGAAACCCGACGACTAAGAGCTGACAATGGCCGCTTACGCCAGGAGGTGGAAAACCTCAAAGCGGAGTTAAAGGCCCACCGTAGAGAGTTTAGTGAAATGAAGACGTCCATGGTGGCGGCGAACACCTCGTCCGTCCCCACCTTAAGTGAGAAACTCATTGAGGAGCTAAAGGCGTCCATTGTCACCTCAGTAGGCGTCATGCTGGATGCCCGATTCGCCGGAATCGAAGAACGACTTCTGCCTGAGAAGATGCACCGTCCACCCTTAGCAGGCGACAAACAATGTCAGGAAGTGGCAGCAACTCAGCCGGCTACTGCTCTTCCAAGTGCTCGGATGGGCCCGATGACTCGGAGTGCCACAGCGGCCTCAAATCCCACGAGTTCCGAAACAATTGCTGGACCAAGTCGAATTGAGGCAAGGGAGGTCACTGACTGGGCAACCGTCGTTAAAAAAGGGAAGAAGAGCAAGAAAGCCTCTTCATCCACTGCCAACGCCGCCACCGCCGCCCCGTCGAATGAAACTGCCGCCAAACCAACTCAGTCGGCTGTAGCAAAACTTAGGTCCCCCAAAACCGCGGCGGTCGTAATCACATTGCAGCCAGCAGCAATAGAGAAGGGGGTGACCTACGCTAAGATATTGGAACAGGCAGAGCAACAGGTCAACCTGGAAGAATTTGGCATAGGCGACGGAATAAAAATTCGCCGGGCGGCCACAGGCGCAAGACTTCTAGAGCTGCCTAAGGGTCAGACGGCGGAACAGGCTGAATTGCTAGCGAACAGGCTCCGCACGGTATTAGATGGCGTGGCTAGCGTGGTTCGCCCCTCTAAACTAGTGACCCTTAAGGTGACCGGCCTTGACGACTCTGTCACAAAAGAAAAGTTAATCGCTGCCGTCGTGCGAGTCAGCAACTGCTCCACGCAGTCGCTTAAAGTTGGAGATGTGCTATCCGGGCCTAGAGGGGTGGGTATGGCTGTCTTGCACTGCCCCATTGAGGTGGCTAAAGTGATCTCTGATGCCGGGAGGCTGCGAGTTGGCTGGAGCTCTGCTGAAGTTCAGGTGCTAGAGGAACGCCCCCTGCGCTGCTTCAAGTGCCTCGGCATTGGGCACACAAAGCCTGTCTGCCCATCCGCTGCAGACCGAGGTGACCTGTGCTTCCGGTGTGGGGGCAGCGGTCATAAATCGCTGGGATGCACAGCCTCCATGTGCTGCCTAGTGTGCAAAGACGCAGGTCTACCCTCAGATCATGTAATGGGGGGTAGGAGTTGCAACCCTCCCCCAGTAAGGAGTAAGATGGTCCTAATGTCTCAGCCTGCCACCAGCGCTGGTTGCCATCAGGCGCAAGAGGAAGCTGAAATGTCATCATGA